The sequence below is a genomic window from Synergistaceae bacterium.
TACATTGCAAAACGGTATTGTCTCGGAGTCATCGGCAATTTTCACGCTCCCGTCCCATAAAGCCTGGTAGACTTGGCCGTCAAGCATTATTAATTCACCGTTGACGCTCTGAAATGTTCCGATTCCTGTATCACCGTAATTCTTTACATCTTTTACAGTGATAAAACCATCATAGACTCCCGACATCAAAGACTGAAGCAAGGCAGCCTGAAAAAGTGCATCGCTCTTCTCCTGCGAATAAGCAACGTTAAAGCTAAGTACTACAATTATGAACGCAATAAGTATTTTTTTCATGGCAATAAAGCCTCCTGATAAAAAATTTCTAGTTATTATTTTGCCTTAAGCCCTATAAAATATTGTTCGTTCCATTTGTAATAAGGCTGCGACAAAATTAAACCCTGAGGAACATCAATAGCCGGCATTGTTTCATCAATATTGCTCTGGAACCAGAAAACGACATCAACGCGCCCTGATTGAATCGCAGCAGCACGCGCACCGGTTTCAACTATTACAGTTTTGATATTGACATGAAGTTTATTAGCTAATTCGGCAAGTAATGCAGTGTTATAACCTGCTGGAGTCCCGTCCGGAGCAACGTAATCAATAGGCGGCAAATCTCCTGTTACTGCTACGGTTATAGTAGGTTCGCCGGGAAATTTAGGAAATTCTACAGGCTTCAAAGTTTCAGGCTCCGGATCAGTGATATATCTGTGCTCAAGCATTCCAAGTGTGCCGAGTCTCTTCATGTCAGCGAGTGCATTATTAAAGCGGTCGCGAAGAGTCTTGTTATCCTCCAGGAACGCGAAATTAAGAGTGCAGGCCGATGAGACAAACCACCAGTCAACGCCCTTAATGACATAATTTTTATTTGCGTCTAACATGTATTCTGCGACACATTGAGGAAGACTCAATACTTCGACTTCGCCTTTATTCAGAGCCATTTGCAGTAAAACGAGCGAATCATAAAATTTTATTGCAATATCAGTAACATCAAGACCGACAAAAAACTCGCGCTGGGTGCTTTCCTGCATGAGCTTGACAAGTTCGGACTCGGTGAAATTCAACATGCTGTGACGGCCGACTGTAACCGCAGCACTTGCACATGACGCAGCTAACATAACGACTAACAACGATAACGCAAAAATTTTCTTCATAATAAAAATTTACCTCCTAATAAATATATATTATTTCCTGCCGATTATTTCAGCGGGATTAATTCTCCGGACTTCATCATATCAAGAGCTGAATCTAATTTTTCTCTCACGTCAGAGTCTAACAAACAATGCTCGCCCTTGACGTATCCTATTGCGTGAGAACTTGCGCCTAATAAATAATTTCCGCTACTGAAATAATTAGAATCTATGTCATTCAATGCGCCTAAAATCTGAGGAGCAATCAACTTTATAACGCTTGTGAGAATGATATTTTTGTCGCCGTCAAAGCCTAAATCAAATTGATCCGTATCACAGCCGATTATTTTGACATTGCCGGAATCTTTTGCGGAATCAATTACGCCGTT
It includes:
- a CDS encoding transporter substrate-binding domain-containing protein gives rise to the protein MKKIFALSLLVVMLAASCASAAVTVGRHSMLNFTESELVKLMQESTQREFFVGLDVTDIAIKFYDSLVLLQMALNKGEVEVLSLPQCVAEYMLDANKNYVIKGVDWWFVSSACTLNFAFLEDNKTLRDRFNNALADMKRLGTLGMLEHRYITDPEPETLKPVEFPKFPGEPTITVAVTGDLPPIDYVAPDGTPAGYNTALLAELANKLHVNIKTVIVETGARAAAIQSGRVDVVFWFQSNIDETMPAIDVPQGLILSQPYYKWNEQYFIGLKAK